Proteins encoded within one genomic window of Humulus lupulus chromosome 1, drHumLupu1.1, whole genome shotgun sequence:
- the LOC133798681 gene encoding BURP domain-containing protein BNM2A-like → MAFGVASWKLLIHLLFFQQLAYGNHEESMMSKSYIQLPSSKTGEIEVAKVNDSHGEEKGNTQHFQAHDHLSHMEMDPNLMIFFTPKDLKVGKTMPVYFPKKDPSIIPPRLLPLDEASSIPFSLKQLPFLLNRFSFSQHSPQGRAMEDTLKQCESRSINGETKMCATSLESMLDFARAAFGLEDDISVVTTTHLANLSVSLQNYTILEVPKEILPHKKKMVACHTMPYPYAVYYCHYQDSENKVYKILLGGVNGDKVEAIAVCHMDTSQWSRNHVSFRVLRIEPGTLPVCHFFPSENLVWIPKPIST, encoded by the exons ATGGCTTTCGGAGTTGCTTCTTGGAAACTCTTAATTCATTTACTATTTTTCCAGCAG CTTGCTTATGGGAATCATGAGGAGTCCATGATGAGTAAAAGCTATATACAACTTCCAAGCAGTAAAACTGGCGAGATTGAGGTCGCGAAGGTAAATGATTCCCATGGAGAAGAAAAGGGAAACACACAACATTTTCAAGCTCATGATCACTTGTCTCACATGGAAATGGATCCAAATTTAATGATTTTCTTCACCCCGAAAGACCTAAAAGTAGGCAAAACGATGCCCGTTTACTTTCCCAAGAAAGATCCTTCTATTATACCTCCACGCTTGTTGCCTTTGGATGAAGCTTCGTCCATTCCCTTCTCCCTCAAACAACTCCCTTTCCTTCTCAATCGCTTCTCTTTTTCCCAACACTCTCCCCAAGGTAGAGCCATGGAGGATACCCTCAAGCAGTGCGAGTCTAGATCCATCAATGGAGAGACCAAGATGTGTGCTACTTCCCTAGAATCTATGCTCGATTTCGCACGTGCCGCATTCGGACTAGAGGATGACATTAGTGTTGTGACAACTACCCACTTGGCCAATTTAAGTGTGTCTCTTCAGAACTACACTATTTTGGAAGTGCCTAAAGAGATATTGCCtcacaagaagaagatggtggcATGTCACACCATGCCTTACCCTTATGCAGTGTACTATTGCCATTACCAAGACAGCGAGAATAAGGTGTATAAGATCTTATTGGGTGGTGTAAATGGAGACAAGGTTGAAGCCATTGCTGTATGTCACATGGATACTTCGCAGTGGAGCCGTAACCATGTCTCATTTCGTGTGTTAAGAATCGAGCCCGGCACTTTACCAGTCTGCCATTTCTTCCCCTCGGAGAATCTCGTTTGGATTCCAAAACCCATATCGACCTAG